Below is a genomic region from Balaenoptera ricei isolate mBalRic1 chromosome 3, mBalRic1.hap2, whole genome shotgun sequence.
GTATCAGTCCTTTCTGTTACTGCACAGAGATTAATGAGTCATTATCAGAAAGTCTTTCATGTATTAAGATTAAAGAGCAACTCGGTTGTGTTATATTTtgatctttgtatggttttgttttttatgttcagATCCAGATCCATTTGAAGTTTGTACTTATATATGGtatgcagtatatatatattactttactTTTACTAGATgaaggcttttatttttcttttctcataactATATCCAGCTgcttttgttattaaaatattctgGCTTTTTAGAATGAGAGAGGAGCATTCCAtcttttttattctctgaaaGAGTGCATATGTAAACAGCATAGTCTATTCCTGGAGAGGTTGGGAGGCTTGTTGTTTCCTTTATGTgaagattttaaaatcatataactTTTCTAACTTTGTAAATTCTAACTTTTGGAAAGCTAGAATTTTCttggatattttaaatatcacctaACAGTGAGAGACAGGGCAAAACTTCAATAggtcttttcttattttattctcccATAGCCAGCTGGTCATCCTCTATCCCTAAGCAACACCAGCACCCCTCGCACAAATCAGTTCACCATATCCGTCAGTCTCTCCAGAGCCAAGGAACTCCTAAGTTTTCTTGTCATCATTCTTAGTATCCTCTTTAGTTCAGCATCTTGGTAGGAACTGGCCTAATCCTTTATTTActatattacttttaatttttacaacaatCTTTAAAATGCATATACTTATCCTAATTGTCGTGACGAGGAAACTAAAGCCAACAAAAGTAACTTAATGAAAATAACACGGTTTGCAAGTTAAGCATACAACCCCAAATGGTTTTTACTCTTTCCTCAATGACACAGCAAATTTATAAATGAAGTCAGGACTGTGAAAAGaaggagagaataaataaatggatgaagtaGTTAACGAAGGAATACCACTCACAAATTTTGCTGTCACAAATTATTTTGTATACTTTGTGCAAATGAGTAATTGCATTACATTTCTTTGTTCAGTCAGTAACTTCAGTGAGTGAAATCAAACTCCATGGAGAACTGTTTCTTTTAACCTATTGTGTCTGTACTTTATTTGCAGAAATCTTCAAACCACATGACTATTCTAAATGGCCTATggtaaatttaaatttctaagtTCTGAATTCTGATTTTAATCTGATCACTCTCTTGACATGAGAGACCTAAAACTTCATAGTGGTTAAGTAGAATGGAAGTTTTCTATGTGACTTTGGGTGTGTATCTTAACCTCTTCAGGCTTAGATTTACTCCCATGTAGCACAAGCATTATAATAGTAAGATGCATCTCTGaacattaaatgaattaatacctgtcaattgtccaaggccacagagtTTAACAATGGTATATACAGAATTTAATCCCAGTCTCAATACAGAACCCTCACTCTTAAAAACTACATTTAAGCCCTTATCTTCTAGGAGTTCAGAGACACATAACTATCTCTACTCACAAACTTCTTATAATGAGTTATTGGCATTGGGACTCCAAGTTTAAGTGAAAACTTTGCATTTGGGATTTAAGCGGAGTTATTATACTGCTTATGACTAGCAAATGATGAATGAGTGAGGATATTGTAGTCAGAAAAAAACTTGCCTGACCAAAGCCCAGAGGAGAGGAAATCTTGCAAAAAGATCAATTGACTAGTAACATTTGATATTATTTCTATGTGGGGCAGAAGTGACAGGCCAggaatagatgaaggaaaatctATCAGTTGCTATTCATATGATATTTTATGATGTTTGCAGCCCCCATGTAAAATGTACTACCCACTGGATCCTCTTTATGACGCAAACTGTCCTGAGGTGACAGCATATGTTTGTGCTACAAATGGCCACACTTACAAGAATGAGTGTTTCCTTTGTGTTGATCAGTGGTAAgttcaaaataaaataccattattttttctctatatttcttCACAGAAATTTCCAATAATTTTAGCAAGGAACTGGATTTGCTGAtgcatgggatttttttttttttttaatagcctctATTGTTCACAAAAGACTGGGGACAGACTACGTACATAGTAAAgagaaaagtctttttaaaaaagttagttAACATTCAAAGttgactcatttaaaaaaaaagaaagaaaagcttacATGATATTTTGGCATAACTGTACAGAGATCATATTAGTAGATAGTCTATAGATTATATTCAAGCAATaaatagaaattcatttttaaaaaaattaaattttctttaacaAGTCACAGTGACATCCCTATGAGTAGCACCCATATTGCTGCCTGGAAGAAGTAAATATAGATAGTGATACAGACATacagacacagacataaataCAGGTGTAGATACACGTAAGTAACAAAGTGATTATGTGGTCTTACGTGGAAAAAATTTCACTgtcaacttttaatatttttttgcctTTCAAATAAATTCAATGggaaatttagattaaaaaataatattccttgtgaTCTATTTTAGCTCTATTTGAAATTGTTTTTACAAATCAGCCTTGTCGTGTCTTGTCAGTAACTCTTCCATGACCTATGAGATCCTCTCTGTTGGGAGTCTCCAGGAGTACCCTCAGGTTTGATGATTCCCTAGTAGGACtgacagaactcagaaaagctgTTATATGCATGCTAACAGTTTATTACGATGAAAGGATACAGAATAAAATCAGCAAAGGCAGAAAACTCATAGGGTGGTGTCTAGGAGATCAGGCACAAGCTTCCAGTTGTCCTCTCCCAGGGGAGTCACACAGGCAGTGCTTAAATTCTCCCAGCTATGTGTCATAACTTATATAAAGTATTGAAAACCTGGGAAGCCCACCAAAGCTTTGGTGTCCAGGGTTTTTACTGGGGACATGCAGCACCTACATGATTGACAACTACTTagtctccagccccctccccctagGAGTTAAACTGATACAGAGTGGCTCAGCACCACAGGTGAACAGAAACAGGCATTCACCTCAGGGTAAATTATCTGGCATGACCTATGGCCCTAGGTTACAAAGTTACTCTTATCAGCCAGAATATCCCAAGGGTGTAGAGATTACTTCCTCTGAGCTGATTTGAGCATCTCAAGTCTGCTGAGCTAACTCTTTAATGCATATCTTCCTTTGAGAAGAATCTTCATGGACTTCTG
It encodes:
- the SPINK13 gene encoding serine protease inhibitor Kazal-type 13, yielding MAAFPCMTIFFLVSSTLAQIVFSEIFKPHDYSKWPMPPCKMYYPLDPLYDANCPEVTAYVCATNGHTYKNECFLCVDQWEFGPHIKFDKYGKCD